TGGTCGTTGTGAAGTTTCCGGGACCTCCCTTGGTTGTGACATCTATGATTGCAAAAGAAGAGAACATAAAGCTCACAAGGTTCATTATGATCAGATAGAAAGTAATAGGAGACAGGAGTGGAAAGACGATTCGCCATGTGCGTGTCCATGCGCTTGCACCTTCGACCATAGAAGCTTCTATCAGTTCCTGGGGAATGTCCTGAAGTCCCGCAAGATAAAAGATGATGTCGAACGGAAGAGTTTTCCATACAGTTGCTATTATGACCGCTATCAGGGCATAAGGTTTCGTGGTGAGCCATTCTACCTGCAGTCCAAACAGTTTGGAAAGAATGTAGTTCACGTGTCCCACAACAGGGTTCAACAAAAAAGACCAAAGTACACCCGCGATCGCAGGAGAAATGGCATAAGGAGTGAAGATCAACGCCCTGTAGATTCTGCTTCCCGGTAGATTCATGTTGAGCAAAAGTGCTATGAAAAAGGCCAGAAAGATGGTTAAAATCAGCGAGGCCAAAACATACACGAGAGTTATCCTGATGGAGTACAAATATTCAGGATTCTCGAAGAGCCTTTTGAAATTTTTCAGTCCGACGAAGACCATTCGGTTACCGAGAGGGCTTATCCTGTAAAAGCTCAGCCTCAACGAGTAGATCGCTGGCCAGTATATAAATAGAGATATCACGATGAAAGTAGGGATGAGTAAGAGGTATGGAAGTACTTTCTTCAACGCTACATCCCTCCAATGAATGTAAGAGTGAGGGGACTCGCCCCTCACTCGTAGAGTTCGTTGTATTCCTTTATAGCTTTCGTGGCTTCCTTTTCAGCCCAGGAGAGAGCTTCTTCTGGTGTCATTTCTCCGTTTATCATTCTTTCTACCGCCGTTTCTATGATGTCTCTGACTTCCGGGAACGGACCTATGACCGCTCCGCGCGTGTTTGGAGTTTGCACGGAGAGCAGAAGTTGAAGCAGTGCGGTCAGATGATGCGGATACTTCGAGTAATATCCCTGATAGAGCAATGTCTCCACCGCGTCTTTTCTCACTGGGAAGTATCCCGTTCCGAGGTGCCAGCGTATCTGCTGCTCTGGTTCAGCCATCCATTTGACAAACTCCCAGGCGGCCTTTATCTCTTCCTTGGGATGTCCTTTTATTATCCACAGGCTTCCTCCACCGATGGGTGTTCCACCGAGTTCCACACCTTCTGGTTTTGGAAGGAACGCTGTTCCAAGTTCGAAGCCGTTCTCTTTCGCAGCGTCCATCATGAGCTTGACATCGGATGTGGAGCTGATCAACATGGCTACTTTTTGTGATATGAACAACTGTCTGGCTCCTGTCCAGTCCTCCTTGGTCGTGTTTATCATCAATCCTTCTTTTGTGAGGGTGTTCCAGAGCTTCAAAAACCTGAGGCCGGCTTCGTGGTTGAAGACAGCCTTCGTGGCTCTGCCAGTTCTACCGTTTTCGTTGTCCACAAGAGGAGCGTTCTGGAGGGCAACGAACTGTTCGAAGAACCAGCTGTGAAGAGGCCAGGTTATGCCCGCACGGACGATATTACCCTTTTCATCTTTCACCGTGAGTTTTCTGCAGTATTCGATGAGTTCCTTGAACGTCCTCGGAGGTTTGTCTGGATCCAAACCTGCTTCTTTGAAAAGCGTTTTGTTGTAGTAGAGTATCGGGTTCGAGGAATTGAACGGCATGGAATAAAGCTTTCCACCCACCCGATAGTAATCGAGAACTTGTGGGAGGAATTTTCCAATGTCGAACGTTGGATCCTCTTTTATGAGATCTTCGATCGGAACGGCGATGTCTCCGTCGATCATGAACTGTGTTCCGATCTCATACACCTGAACGATGTGGGGTGGAGTTCCACCTTTCACTGCTGCAATCAATTTGTTCAATGTGTCTCTGTAGCTTCCTGTGTACTGAACCTCTACTTCGATATCTGGGTGCGTTTTCATGAAGTCCTCTGCCATGCTTTGAAGGAGTTCAATCCTCCAGCCACCCATGGCGTGCCAGAACTGGATTTTGACTTTGGCGAGCGCAAGTACAGAAACGAGTATCAGGGCAAACACCAGAAACTTCTTCATAACAACCCCCCCTTTCGATGTGATTGAGCCACGATCAGATGAGTACAGCTTGAAATTCCCTGCAAAAAATAACGAGGCAACCCCATCAGGGCTGCCTCTCTTGGCTCTCTCCCCGTTCTTTTACTAGTATTTTACAACAGAGAGAACATAGATGTCAAGTGAGTAAGGACGGTGTTTCAAAAAATGGGAAGAGTGAGGGATGACGGCACGAGAGAACACAAAAAAGAGGTGATATAAAGATGGAAAAAAATATGCCACATACATGTTACAGACAAGAGACCTCACAAGAGCAAACACCACAGCCATATCTTCCCTGCAGGTGATCATGAATGAACTTTATGAACATCTGT
This genomic interval from Thermotoga sp. contains the following:
- a CDS encoding carbohydrate ABC transporter permease gives rise to the protein MKKVLPYLLLIPTFIVISLFIYWPAIYSLRLSFYRISPLGNRMVFVGLKNFKRLFENPEYLYSIRITLVYVLASLILTIFLAFFIALLLNMNLPGSRIYRALIFTPYAISPAIAGVLWSFLLNPVVGHVNYILSKLFGLQVEWLTTKPYALIAVIIATVWKTLPFDIIFYLAGLQDIPQELIEASMVEGASAWTRTWRIVFPLLSPITFYLIIMNLVSFMFSSFAIIDVTTKGGPGNFTTTMIYRLYLDAFAFQKTGPAAAQSVVLFVIMAVVTVFYFKFGERRVHYQ
- a CDS encoding ABC transporter substrate-binding protein, which produces MKKFLVFALILVSVLALAKVKIQFWHAMGGWRIELLQSMAEDFMKTHPDIEVEVQYTGSYRDTLNKLIAAVKGGTPPHIVQVYEIGTQFMIDGDIAVPIEDLIKEDPTFDIGKFLPQVLDYYRVGGKLYSMPFNSSNPILYYNKTLFKEAGLDPDKPPRTFKELIEYCRKLTVKDEKGNIVRAGITWPLHSWFFEQFVALQNAPLVDNENGRTGRATKAVFNHEAGLRFLKLWNTLTKEGLMINTTKEDWTGARQLFISQKVAMLISSTSDVKLMMDAAKENGFELGTAFLPKPEGVELGGTPIGGGSLWIIKGHPKEEIKAAWEFVKWMAEPEQQIRWHLGTGYFPVRKDAVETLLYQGYYSKYPHHLTALLQLLLSVQTPNTRGAVIGPFPEVRDIIETAVERMINGEMTPEEALSWAEKEATKAIKEYNELYE